Genomic segment of Candidatus Neomarinimicrobiota bacterium:
ATCAGCTCCACAACCTTCCCCAAGTTTAGGGCGCCATCCTGACCCCTGGCTGGTAGCGCGCTGCCTATCGGATCGGAGACGATGACGGCTTCCAAGGACAAGGGCACGTAGTCCCGGGATGCGGTACCGCGCGGGATTATAAAGACCAGCCGCATGACCGGTCCCACTCCCGGGGCGATGTTGCTGCCAGCCGGGTCAAACACGAGGATCCGGCTGCTTCCGGCCCTGGGGAGCTGAAGCCGGTCGATCCGCCACCCGGGTGTGCGGTCCGTGCTGAGTACCGAATCCAGGATCGGGACTCCTTCTCCGTGATACAGATCCACTTGCAGGCCGCCTACTTCATCCCACTCGTTGTAGAGCTCCACCGGCACCATCACGGTATCGGTGTCGGCGGGAACGGTGATATGCGGCAGGGCGAGCACGATCCTGGCACTGTCAGGGCCGGCCCATTCGACAGGCTCAGGACTAGCCTGGGCACCAAGGGATTGCCCACTTAAAAATAGTAGCCCAACCGCCGGGACCAGCGAGCGGAAACGATCAGCCAGGTGGAGGAAATCACTCAACGCATACTCGCACATGATATGTAGTATTCGAAAGGGAAATTGAGTGCTCGAAATATATGCCGCAAGGACTTTTACAAGCGCGAGAGTGGTCGTTACGGCAGGGAAAGGCGGCTTTGACAGGCCGGTGCTGCCCACAGTTGGCGAGAAACGAAACGCCGGTGATAGGTGGCGTTCAGGCCAGAGCCGCCAGACCAGCCGCCAGGTCGGCTTCCAGGTCGGCCAGATCTTCGATACCCACGGAAAGACGCACCAGTCCGTCGGTCAGACCGATGGCTTCACGCCTTTTCCTGGGCACGCTCGCATGGGTCATAAGGGCCGGATGCTCCACCAGGCTCTCAACCCCACCCAGGCTTTCAGCCAGGGTGAAGACCTCCAGGTGCCGGATAAAGGCTTTAGCCCGCTCCAGGGAACCGGTATCAAGGCTGATCATGCCGCCAAAAATCGGCCGACCATCTGGAGTGCGCTGTTGCCTGGCCGCCAGTTCGAATTGGGGATGGTCCGGCAGACCGGGGTAATAGACTTTTTTTACCGCGGGATGCCCCTCCAAAAGTTGAGCCAGGGCCAGGGCATTGCGGCTGTGCTGCTCGATGCGTACCGGCAGGGTTTTGAGCGAGCGGGAGGTGAGCCAGCAATCGAAGGGAGACGGCACCGCGCCCACCGATTTCTGGACGAAATAGAGATCTTCGGCCAGGTTATCTTCGTTCGTGACCAGCGCCCCCATGAGGACATCACTGTGACCGGCCAGATACTTGGTGACGCTATGGAAGGAAACGTGGGCGCCCAATTCCAGGGGCCGCTGGCAATAGGGGCTCATGAAAGTATTATCCACGATACACAGCAGGTCCCGGTCCCGAGCCAGCTGGGCAGTGCGCTCAATATCGGTGAGGTTCATCATCGGATTACTGGGGGTTTCAATCACGATGGCCCTAGTGGACGGTTCAATAGCGGCGGCGATATTGTCCACCGAACTGCTATTGACCCAGCTGACGCTGATATTGAAACGGTTAAACACTTGGGTGAGTACCCGATAGGTACCGCCGTAAACGTCTTCCCCCACTACAACGTGGTCGTCAGCACTGAAATGCATCACCAGGGCGGACAGCGCCGACATACCCGAAGCAAAGGCGACCCCGTGCTTACCCCCTTCTAATGAGGCCAGGTTCCGTTCCAGATTGGCCCGGGTGGGATTGTGGACCCGGCTGTAGACGAATCCCCGATGAACTCCTACATCATCCTGGGCGTAGGTGGTGGTCTGGTGAAGCGGTGGCACGATTGACCCGGTAGCCGGGTCAGGTTCCTGGCCTACATGGATAGCGCGGGTGGCGAATTTCCCCTCTAACTTCCGTGACACTTCTTGTACTTCTTCCCGCTACCACAGGGACACGGATCATTGCGGCCCACCTTTTCACCTACCTGGACCGGTTTCCGCTGGGCTGGAGGCATCTGGGCGCCTGCCATGCCAGCCATGGCCGGCTGGGCCTGAGGCTGCTGGGAAGCTGGCCCACCAGTGGCAGCAAAGCCCAAATTGACCGCTTCCGCGTGGGAGGTCTGGAGCTGCCGCCCTACCCGCTGCAGCCGGGGCCGCTGCTCCTCCAGCCCC
This window contains:
- a CDS encoding PLP-dependent aspartate aminotransferase family protein, whose translation is MSRKLEGKFATRAIHVGQEPDPATGSIVPPLHQTTTYAQDDVGVHRGFVYSRVHNPTRANLERNLASLEGGKHGVAFASGMSALSALVMHFSADDHVVVGEDVYGGTYRVLTQVFNRFNISVSWVNSSSVDNIAAAIEPSTRAIVIETPSNPMMNLTDIERTAQLARDRDLLCIVDNTFMSPYCQRPLELGAHVSFHSVTKYLAGHSDVLMGALVTNEDNLAEDLYFVQKSVGAVPSPFDCWLTSRSLKTLPVRIEQHSRNALALAQLLEGHPAVKKVYYPGLPDHPQFELAARQQRTPDGRPIFGGMISLDTGSLERAKAFIRHLEVFTLAESLGGVESLVEHPALMTHASVPRKRREAIGLTDGLVRLSVGIEDLADLEADLAAGLAALA